One genomic window of Cannabis sativa cultivar Pink pepper isolate KNU-18-1 chromosome 2, ASM2916894v1, whole genome shotgun sequence includes the following:
- the LOC115720941 gene encoding laccase-17 isoform X2 has product MGVLYNLFFFIITILAISKSAFAITRHYQFDIKMQNVTRLCHTKSIVSVNGQFPGPRIVAREGDRLLIKVINHVPNNISIHWHGIRQLRTGWADGPAYVTQCPIQTGQSYVYNYTITGQRGTLFWHAHISWLRATLYGPIIILPKRGVPYPFPKPYKQVPIIFGEWWNTDPEAVITQAMQTGGGPNVSDAYTINGLPGPLYNCSAKDTFKLKVKPGKTYLLRMINAALNDELFFSIANHTLKVVDVDAIYVKPFETNTILIAPGQTTNLLLTTKSQFPNAKFLMLARPYVTGQGTFDNSTVAGILEYETPLPMNKLQLLKPILPALNDTSFATKFSNKLRSLANSQFPANVPQKVDKHFFFTVGLGTSPCNSNKTCQGPNGTMFAASINNVSFVLPNNSALLQAHFSGQSKGVYSPYFPSSPIIPFNYTGNPPNNTMVGNGTKLVVLPFNTSVEVVLQDTSILGAESHPLHLHGFNFFVVGQGFGNFNPNKDPAKFNLVDPVERNTVGVPSGGWVAIRFLADNPGQCVVYALSLGDSHKLGVENGLVSLRWKVT; this is encoded by the exons ATGGGTGTTCTTTAcaatcttttctttttcatcatcACTATTTTGGCCATTTCTAAATCTGCATTTGCCATTACAAGACACTATCAATTTGAT ATTAAAATGCAAAATGTGACAAGACTTTGTCATACAAAGAGTATTGTATCAGTAAATGGACAGTTTCCTGGGCCTCGTATTGTAGCAAGAGAAGGTGATCGTTTACTTATCAAAGTCATCAATCATGTCCCAAACAACATCTCCATTCattg GCATGGTATTAGGCAGCTTCGGACAGGTTGGGCTGATGGGCCTGCATATGTGACCCAATGCCCAATTCAAACAGGGCAAAGTTATGTGTATAATTACACCATTACAGGGCAAAGAGGCACACTTTTTTGGCATGCTCATATATCATGGCTAAGAGCTACTCTTTATGGTCCCATAATCATTCTTCCTAAGCGTGGTGTTCCTTACCCATTTCCTAAGCCCTACAAACAAGTTCCCATTATCTTTG GAGAGTGGTGGAATACTGACCCGGAAGCAGTTATAACCCAAGCTATGCAAACTGGTGGAGGCCCAAATGTCTCAGATGCTTATACCATTAATGGGCTTCCAGGCCCATTGTATAATTGCTCTGCTAAAG ATACATTCAAATTGAAGGTGAAGCCAGGAAAGACTTATCTTCTTCGTATGATTAATGCTGCACTTAATGATGAATTATTCTTCAGCATTGCAAACCATACTTTGAAAGTAGTTGATGTTGATGCAATTTATGTTAAACCCTTTGAAACAAATACCATTCTCATAGCTCCTGGACAAACCACTAATCTTCTTTTAACCACCAAATCTCAATTCCCAAATGCCAAATTCCTCATGCTAGCAAGGCCATATGTCACAGGTCAAGGCACCTTTGACAACTCTACTGTTGCAGGAATACTTGAGTATGAAACCCCATTACCAATGAACAAACTTCAACTCTTAAAACCAATATTGCCTGCTCTAAATGACACTTCATTTGCAACTAAATTTTCCAACAAACTTCGTAGTTTGGCCAATTCTCAATTCCCAGCTAATGTTCCTCAAAAAGTTGACAAACATTTTTTCTTCACAGTTGGGCTTGGAACAAGTCCATGTAATAGTAACAAAACATGTCAAGGGCCTAATGGGACAATGTTTGCAGCTTCAATCAACAATGTTTCTTTTGTACTCCCAAACAATTCAGCCCTTTTGCAAGCCCATTTTTCAGGTCAATCAAAAGGGGTTTATAGTCCTTACTTTCCAAGTAGTCCTATAATTCCATTTAATTACACTGGAAATCCTCCAAACAACACAATGGTGGGAAATGGGACTAAGTTAGTGGTTCTTCCATTTAACACAAGTGTGGAGGTAGTGTTGCAAGACACAAGCATCCTTGGTGCTGAAAGCCATCCTCTTCATCTCCATGGTTTTAACTTTTTTGTAGTTGGACAAGGGTTTGGCAATTTCAATCCAAATAAGGACCCTGCCAAATTCAATCTAGTTGATCCTGTAGAAAGAAATACTGTTGGTGTTCCATCTGGCGGATGGGTTGCCATAAGATTTTTAGCAGATAATCCAGGTCA GTGTGTGGTTTATGCATTGTCACTTGGAGATTCACACAAGTTGGGGGTTGAAAATGGCTTGGTTAGTCTTAGATGGAAAGTTACCTAA
- the LOC115720937 gene encoding uncharacterized protein LOC115720937, with product MAIEKNNFKVSRFDSEFSPGSRKSMSSDDDELQRRSSAVESDDDDDEFDDADSGAGSDDFDLLELGETGVEFCQVGNQTCSIPFELYDLQGLEDILSIDVWNECLDDEERLGLTKFLPDMDQETYMITMKELFTGSNFHFGSPVKKLFDMLKGGLCEPRVALYREGWNFFQKRQHYHLLRKHQNTMVSNFCQTRDAWLNYRGYSIEERLRVLNIMKSQKSLMHEKMEDLETASSERGSDVGLANSRAKDKKISQKMGRQSAYVANQNLDIPLRGRAMALESTNYGKQNPKGMLKLSGSKNPTAKGMGGRITPAYHGLDMNSGPYSSAVAYPRQSKALAYEPGASHKIRDQLRGSDDAEDTYGFGDHRNRMMEKSGVLKVGRKHDLPRGDELGSESLIGFPVSSKTDIHSYGRKKNANAFSEANLFGTKPSNVRGPYDLPKKGKYPEYVQQFAVEDQMKYFKGRLPQQSGKGSRVDSSDQIESFWNNRGKEDAFSVDSPFRADDWSVRSKKRKTGGNSPDLKYKFYRDSPTQLNDRLLPSEYRAKPFEEKTRGQNGGADPAVNRANKLFNRNEETESDSTDQSLDDEDSNPLLRSKMAYPSGVGEASRSSLSKYVKGAKKAKVFMKDPAADIQSLDGTTHSKKVGSFLEEGHLLGIEKYSSKAKQKGKMRDSSPFRESSAIVMEEDNYELGLGKFADGGNDYIYNLVKNGPGEPTGEKSQKTHPFDGKQKRGITRDQSHHIRDYMVDDEDVSLRQGRLSADGKRQGRFGKKSMNTEAYVVDHCENPEASLQGCSVMTKKRKGKVDLTDMDKGDEGDNELISDYKHRIDDSISLKKRAKRKVEADACGSDIEPSEPPIPEMGTTDMELEIKPQKKAFTLITPTVLTGFSFSIIHLLSAVRLAMITPLPEDTLEVGKSVEEQNKKDDGANGVHSRENVDANNTEQAGEVNVPSLTVQEIVNRVRSNPGDPCILETQEPLQDLVRGVLKIFSSKTAPLGAKGWKTLAVYEKSTKSWSWLGPVSHSSSDHETIEEVTSPEAWSLPHKMLVKLVDSFANWLKSGQETLQQIGSLPAPPLSLMQLNLDEKERFRDLRAQKSLNTISPSTEEVRAYFRKEEILRYSIPDRAFSYTAADGKKSIVAPLRRCGGKPTSKARDHFMLKRDRPPHVTILCLVRDAASRLPGSIGTRADVCTLIRDSQYIVEDVSDSQVNQVVSGALDRLHYERDPCVQFDGERKLWVYLHREREEEDFEDDGTSSTKKWKRQKKDAAEQADQGTVTVAFSGSADQVGGYDLCSDLNAEPMSVDDKGTELGFERHVDDIIDPNHGSEQGDIREGDPIVWDALDLNPMRENKLLCQENSTNEDFDDETFGRERPVGVLL from the coding sequence ATGGCGATTGAGAAAAACAACTTTAAGGTTTCGAGGTTTGATTCGGAGTTTTCTCCCGGTAGTAGGAAGAGTATGTCGAGTGATGATGATGAGCTTCAACGACGGAGCTCTGCGGTTGaatctgatgatgatgatgatgaatttGACGATGCTGATTCTGGGGCTGGGTCTGATGACTTTGATTTGCTGGAATTGGGGGAAACTGGAGTAGAGTTTTGTCAAGTTGGGAATCAGACTTGTAGTATTCCGTTTGAGCTTTATGATCTTCAGGGTCTTGAAGATATATTGTCAATTGATGTGTGGAATGAGTGCTTGGATGACGAGGAACGACTTGGTCTAACTAAATTTCTTCCTGACATGGATCAAGAAACTTATATGATTACTATGAAAGAGCTCTTCACAGGTTCCAATTTTCATTTTGGGAGTCCTGTTAAAAAGTTGTTTGATATGCTGAAGGGAGGTTTGTGTGAGCCTAGAGTCGCCCTTTATCGCGAGGGCTGGAATTTTTTTCAGAAGCGACAGCACTACCATCTTCTGAGGAAGCATCAGAATACTATGGTGAGTAATTTTTGTCAGACGAGGGATGCTTGGCTGAATTATCGAGGATACAGTATTGAGGAGAGGCTTCGGGTTTTGAACATCATGAAAAGCCAGAAGAGTTTGATGCATGAGAAGATGGAAGATTTGGAGACTGCCTCATCAGAAAGAGGGTCTGATGTAGGTTTGGCAAATAGCAGGGCTAAGGATAAGAAGATTTCGCAGAAAATGGGCCGTCAATCTgcttatgttgctaatcaaaaTCTGGATATTCCTCTACGAGGACGTGCAATGGCTTTGGAATCAACAAATTATGGGAAGCAGAATCCGAAAGGTATGCTCAAGTTGAGTGGCTCCAAAAATCCTACTGCTAAAGGGATGGGGGGGCGCATTACTCCTGCATACCATGGATTGGATATGAACTCTGGACCATACAGTTCGGCGGTAGCTTATCCTCGGCAGAGTAAAGCATTAGCTTATGAACCAGGGGCAAGCCACAAAATAAGAGACCAACTGAGAGGCAGTGATGATGCTGAAGATACATATGGATTTGGTGACCACCGAAATCGCATGATGGAGAAGTCTGGAGTTCTTAAAGTAGGGAGAAAGCATGATCTTCCTAGAGGTGATGAATTGGGCTCTGAAAGTTTGATTGGTTTCCCTGTGTCATCAAAGACTGATATACATTCCTATGGCAGGAAAAAGAATGCAAATGCTTTCTCCGAGGCAAACCTGTTTGGCACTAAGCCTTCTAATGTTCGAGGTCCTTATGATCTTCCAAAAAAGGGCAAGTATCCTGAATATGTTCAGCAATTTGCAGTTGAGGACCAGATGAAGTATTTTAAAGGCAGACTTCCGCAACAATCTGGGAAAGGAAGTCGAGTTGACTCATCAGACCAGATTGAATCATTCTGGAATAATAGGGGTAAAGAGGATGCTTTCTCTGTAGATTCACCCTTCAGAGCTGATGATTGGAGTGTTAGGAGCAAGAAACGGAAGACGGGGGGAAATTCTCCTGATCTTAAGTACAAGTTTTATAGGGATTCCCCTACACAATTAAATGATAGGCTTTTACCTTCTGAATATAGAGCAAAACCATTTGAAGAGAAGACCAGAGGACAGAATGGAGGAGCTGACCCAGCAGTAAATAGAGCTAATAAATTGTTTAATAGAAATGAAGAAACAGAATCTGACTCAACGGATCAATCCCTCGATGATGAGGATAGCAACCCTTTGCTGAGAAGCAAGATGGCTTACCCCTCTGGTGTTGGGGAAGCTTCCCGGTCTTCTTTGTCTAAGTATGTGAAAGGTGCTAAAAAGGCCAAAGTTTTCATGAAAGATCCAGCAGCAGATATACAGTCCCTTGATGGAACTACACACTCTAAGAAGGTTGGTAGTTTTCTGGAAGAGGGACATCTCCTCGGTATAGAAAAATACTCTTCAAAAGCAAAACAGAAGGGCAAGATGCGAGATAGTAGTCCCTTTCGTGAATCATCTGCCATAGTTATGGAAGAAGATAACTATGAGTTGGGTTTGGGTAAATTTGCTGACGGTGGTAATGATTATATTTACAATTTAGTCAAGAATGGCCCAGGGGAACCTACTGGGGAGAAGTCACAAAAGACCCATCCTTTTGATGGGAAACAAAAAAGGGGAATTACCCGTGACCAATCACATCACATTCGTGATTATATGGTTGATGATGAGGATGTTTCACTTCGACAAGGACGATTGTCAGCGGATGGTAAGAGACAAGGTAGATTTGGGAAGAAAAGTATGAACACTGAAGCATATGTGGTTGATCATTGTGAAAATCCTGAGGCCTCTCTACAAGGGTGCAGTGTGATGACGAAGAAACGGAAAGGGAAGGTTGATTTAACTGACATGGATAAGGGGGATGAAGGAGACAATGAACTGATATCTGACTATAAGCATCGTATTGATGATTCCATTTCTTTAAAGAAAAGGGCCAAGAGGAAAGTTGAGGCTGACGCTTGTGGCTCAGATATAGAACCTTCTGAACCACCTATTCCAGAAATGGGTACTACAGATATGGAGCTGGAGATTAAGCCACAGAAAAAGGCATTTACTTTAATCACACCGACAGTTCTAACAGGCTTCTCATTTTCTATTATCCATCTTCTTTCTGCAGTTCGCTTAGCAATGATAACTCCACTTCCAGAAGATACTTTAGAGGTTGGCAAATCTGTTGAAGAGCAGAATAAGAAGGATGATGGTGCAAATGGGGTTCATTCTAGAGAGAATGTAGATGCCAATAACACAGAGCAGGCTGGGGAAGTTAATGTACCTTCTCTAACTGTTCAGGAAATTGTAAACCGTGTGAGATCGAACCCTGGGGATCCATGCATTCTTGAGACTCAAGAGCCACTTCAAGACCTGGTGAGAGGAGTTCTCAAGATATTTTCCTCAAAAACAGCACCTTTAGGAGCAAAAGGTTGGAAGACACTGGCAGTCTATGAAAAGTCTACTAAAAGTTGGTCATGGCTTGGTCCTGTTTCTCATAGCTCATCAGATCACGAAACAATTGAGGAGGTCACATCTCCTGAGGCTTGGTCCCTTCCTCACAAAATGCTTGTCAAGTTGGTTGATTCATTTGCTAATTGGTTAAAAAGTGGCCAAGAGACTCTTCAACAAATAGGAAGCCTTCCCGCACCACCGTTGTCATTGATGCAGCTGAATCTGGACGAGAAAGAAAGGTTCAGGGACCTAAGAGCTCAAAAGAGTCTTAATACCATTAGTCCTAGCACTGAAGAAGTGAGGGCTTATTTTCGCAAGGAGGAAATTCTTAGGTATTCAATTCCTGATAGGGCTTTCTCTTATACAGCTGCTGATGGTAAGAAGTCAATTGTTGCTCCCTTAAGAAGGTGTGGTGGCAAGCCAACTTCAAAAGCCCGAGACCATTTTATGCTGAAGCGTGATCGACCACCACATGTTACTATTCTTTGTCTTGTTAGAGATGCTGCGTCTAGATTGCCTGGAAGTATTGGCACAAGAGCAGATGTTTGTACCTTAATAAGGGATTCTCAATACATTGTTGAAGATGTTTCTGATAGCCAAGTTAATCAAGTTGTTAGTGGAGCCCTTGACCGTTTGCATTATGAACGCGATCCTTGTGTACAATTTGATGGGGAAAGGAAATTATGGGTTTATTTACatagagaaagagaagaagaagatttcGAGGATGATGGAACTTCATCTACAAAGAAATGGAAAAGGCAGAAAAAAGATGCTGCAGAGCAGGCTGACCAAGGAACAGTCACTGTGGCTTTCTCTGGGTCTGCGGATCAGGTCGGTGGATATGATTTGTGCTCTGATCTCAATGCCGAGCCAATGAGCGTTGATGATAAAGGAACAGAACTTGGATTTGAAAGACATGTGGATGATATCATTGATCCGAATCATGGGTCTGAACAGGGTGACATCCGTGAAGGCGATCCAATTGTTTGGGATGCTCTTGACCTAAATCCTATGCGAGAAAACAAATTACTGTGTCAGGAAAATTCAACAAATGAAGATTTTGATGACGAAACCTTCGGTAGAGAAAGACCAGTTGGAGTCTTATTGTAG
- the LOC115720941 gene encoding laccase-17 isoform X1, whose protein sequence is MGVLYNLFFFIITILAISKSAFAITRHYQFDIKMQNVTRLCHTKSIVSVNGQFPGPRIVAREGDRLLIKVINHVPNNISIHWHGIRQLRTGWADGPAYVTQCPIQTGQSYVYNYTITGQRGTLFWHAHISWLRATLYGPIIILPKRGVPYPFPKPYKQVPIIFGEWWNTDPEAVITQAMQTGGGPNVSDAYTINGLPGPLYNCSAKDTFKLKVKPGKTYLLRMINAALNDELFFSIANHTLKVVDVDAIYVKPFETNTILIAPGQTTNLLLTTKSQFPNAKFLMLARPYVTGQGTFDNSTVAGILEYETPLPMNKLQLLKPILPALNDTSFATKFSNKLRSLANSQFPANVPQKVDKHFFFTVGLGTSPCNSNKTCQGPNGTMFAASINNVSFVLPNNSALLQAHFSGQSKGVYSPYFPSSPIIPFNYTGNPPNNTMVGNGTKLVVLPFNTSVEVVLQDTSILGAESHPLHLHGFNFFVVGQGFGNFNPNKDPAKFNLVDPVERNTVGVPSGGWVAIRFLADNPGVWFMHCHLEIHTSWGLKMAWLVLDGKLPNQKLLPPPADLPKC, encoded by the exons ATGGGTGTTCTTTAcaatcttttctttttcatcatcACTATTTTGGCCATTTCTAAATCTGCATTTGCCATTACAAGACACTATCAATTTGAT ATTAAAATGCAAAATGTGACAAGACTTTGTCATACAAAGAGTATTGTATCAGTAAATGGACAGTTTCCTGGGCCTCGTATTGTAGCAAGAGAAGGTGATCGTTTACTTATCAAAGTCATCAATCATGTCCCAAACAACATCTCCATTCattg GCATGGTATTAGGCAGCTTCGGACAGGTTGGGCTGATGGGCCTGCATATGTGACCCAATGCCCAATTCAAACAGGGCAAAGTTATGTGTATAATTACACCATTACAGGGCAAAGAGGCACACTTTTTTGGCATGCTCATATATCATGGCTAAGAGCTACTCTTTATGGTCCCATAATCATTCTTCCTAAGCGTGGTGTTCCTTACCCATTTCCTAAGCCCTACAAACAAGTTCCCATTATCTTTG GAGAGTGGTGGAATACTGACCCGGAAGCAGTTATAACCCAAGCTATGCAAACTGGTGGAGGCCCAAATGTCTCAGATGCTTATACCATTAATGGGCTTCCAGGCCCATTGTATAATTGCTCTGCTAAAG ATACATTCAAATTGAAGGTGAAGCCAGGAAAGACTTATCTTCTTCGTATGATTAATGCTGCACTTAATGATGAATTATTCTTCAGCATTGCAAACCATACTTTGAAAGTAGTTGATGTTGATGCAATTTATGTTAAACCCTTTGAAACAAATACCATTCTCATAGCTCCTGGACAAACCACTAATCTTCTTTTAACCACCAAATCTCAATTCCCAAATGCCAAATTCCTCATGCTAGCAAGGCCATATGTCACAGGTCAAGGCACCTTTGACAACTCTACTGTTGCAGGAATACTTGAGTATGAAACCCCATTACCAATGAACAAACTTCAACTCTTAAAACCAATATTGCCTGCTCTAAATGACACTTCATTTGCAACTAAATTTTCCAACAAACTTCGTAGTTTGGCCAATTCTCAATTCCCAGCTAATGTTCCTCAAAAAGTTGACAAACATTTTTTCTTCACAGTTGGGCTTGGAACAAGTCCATGTAATAGTAACAAAACATGTCAAGGGCCTAATGGGACAATGTTTGCAGCTTCAATCAACAATGTTTCTTTTGTACTCCCAAACAATTCAGCCCTTTTGCAAGCCCATTTTTCAGGTCAATCAAAAGGGGTTTATAGTCCTTACTTTCCAAGTAGTCCTATAATTCCATTTAATTACACTGGAAATCCTCCAAACAACACAATGGTGGGAAATGGGACTAAGTTAGTGGTTCTTCCATTTAACACAAGTGTGGAGGTAGTGTTGCAAGACACAAGCATCCTTGGTGCTGAAAGCCATCCTCTTCATCTCCATGGTTTTAACTTTTTTGTAGTTGGACAAGGGTTTGGCAATTTCAATCCAAATAAGGACCCTGCCAAATTCAATCTAGTTGATCCTGTAGAAAGAAATACTGTTGGTGTTCCATCTGGCGGATGGGTTGCCATAAGATTTTTAGCAGATAATCCAG GTGTGTGGTTTATGCATTGTCACTTGGAGATTCACACAAGTTGGGGGTTGAAAATGGCTTGGTTAGTCTTAGATGGAAAGTTACCTAATCAGAAGTTGCTTCCTCCACCGGCTGATCTTCCCAAATGTTGA